In Ananas comosus cultivar F153 linkage group 10, ASM154086v1, whole genome shotgun sequence, the following proteins share a genomic window:
- the LOC109716505 gene encoding mitochondrial-processing peptidase subunit alpha-like — MYRVASSRLKALKQPGVDAQSLNAAIRFASTSVAKRSSGGFFSWLTGGRSNQLPPLDFPLPGVMLPPPLPDYVEPAKTRITTLANGVKIASETSPRPAASIGLYVDCGSVYETPATIGASHLLERMAYKTTTNRSHLRIVREIEAVGGSVTASASREQMSYTFDALKTYMPQMVEVLIDCMRNPAFLDWEVKEQLEKMKAELGEISSNPQGLLLEAIHSAGYSGALANPLIAPESAINKLNSTILEEFVAENYTASRIVLAASGVEHDELVSIAEPLLSDLPNVSQCEEPKSAYVGGEYRCQADSSKTHVALAFEVPGGWRKEKDAMTLTVLQMLMGGGGSFSAGGPGKGMFSRLYLRVLNEFPQIQAFSAFNSIYNDTGVFGIHATTGSEFAPKAVDLAARELLSIATPGQVDQAQLDRAKESAKSAVLMYLESRIVASEDIGRQVLTYGERKPVEHFLKAIDGVTLKDMTSLAEKIISLPLTMASWGDVIHVPSYESVSRKFLAK; from the exons ATGTATAGAGTCGCATCGTCTCGTCTCAAGGCTCTAAAG CAACCTGGAGTCGATGCCCAAAGTCTGAATGCTGCTATTAGATTTGCTAGCACCAGTGTAGCAAAAAGGTCTTCTGGTGGCTTCTTTAGCTGGCTCACAGGCGGACGATCTAATCAACTTCCTCCTCTAGATTTCCCACTTCCAGGCGTCATGCTTCCTCCTCCACTACCTGATTATGTAGAACCTGCCAAGACGAGAATCACAACTCTTGCAAATGGTGTGAAGATTGCCTCTGAAACATCTCCA AGGCCTGCTGCTTCAATAGGATTATACGTGGATTGTGGTTCTGTATATGAAACGCCTGCAACTATAGGTGCATCACACCTTTTGGAGCGCATGGCTTACAAAACCACAACAAACAGGAGCCATCTGCGCATAGTACGTGAGATTGAAGCTGTCGGAGGAAGTGTCACTGCATCAGCTTCCCGTGAACAAATGAGTTATACTTTTGATGCTCTGAAAACTTACATGCCCCAAATGGTTGAGGTGCTTATTGATTGCATGAGAAATCCCGCTTTTCTCGATTGGGAAGTCAAAGAACAG TTAGAGAAAATGAAGGCAGAGCTCGGAGAAATTTCTAGCAACCCTCAAGGCTTGCTTTTGGAGGCTATTCATTCTGCTGGCTATTCTGGTGCATTGGCAAATCCTCTGATAGCTCCGGAATCtgcaataaataaattaaactcaACCATCTTGGAAGAATTTGTCGCG GAAAACTACACTGCTTCTCGAATCGTACTCGCAGCGTCAGGTGTAGAACATGACGAACTGGTATCCATTGCTGAACCGCTCTTATCTGATCTTCCCAATGTATCACAATGTGAAGAGCCCAAATCTGCGTATGTCGGAGGGGAGTATCGATGCCAAGCTGATTCATCG AAGACTCATGTTGCACTGGCGTTTGAGGTGCCTGGTGGTTGGCGTAAAGAGAAGGATGCCATGACTCTAACAGTACTTCAG ATGCTTATGGGAGGCGGTGGCTCATTTTCTGCTGGAGGGCCAGGAAAAGGGATGTTTTCTCGGTTAT ATTTGCGTGTCTTAAATGAATTCCCTCAAATCCAGGCATTCTCCGCTTTTAACAGCATATACAATGATACCGGCGTTTTCGGAATTCATGCAACCACC GGTTCGGAGTTTGCTCCTAAAGCTGTTGATTTGGCAGCTAGAGAGCTTCTTTCAATAGCCACTCCTGGGCAAG TTGACCAAGCTCAACTAGATCGTGCCAAAGAGTCGGCTAAGTCTGCTGTTTTGATGTACCTGGAATCACGA ATCGTAGCTTCAGAAGACATAGGTCGGCAGGTTTTGACATATGGAGAAAG GAAACCTGTTGAGCATTTCCTGAAAGCCATAGACGGAGTTACATTGAAAGATATGACTTCCCTTGCCGAAAAAATCATTTCTTTGCCGCTAACAATGGCTTCGTGGGGAGATG TTATTCATGTACCAAGTTATGAATCTGTGAGCCGTAAGTTTCTCGCCAAGTAA